The following coding sequences lie in one Arabidopsis thaliana chromosome 3, partial sequence genomic window:
- a CDS encoding Paired amphipathic helix (PAH2) superfamily protein (Paired amphipathic helix (PAH2) superfamily protein; FUNCTIONS IN: molecular_function unknown; INVOLVED IN: regulation of transcription, DNA-dependent; LOCATED IN: nucleus; CONTAINS InterPro DOMAIN/s: Paired amphipathic helix (InterPro:IPR003822); BEST Arabidopsis thaliana protein match is: Paired amphipathic helix (PAH2) superfamily protein (TAIR:AT3G24093.1); Has 30201 Blast hits to 17322 proteins in 780 species: Archae - 12; Bacteria - 1396; Metazoa - 17338; Fungi - 3422; Plants - 5037; Viruses - 0; Other Eukaryotes - 2996 (source: NCBI BLink).) produces MKSCKRPRMKNQERDFYETPSDCSEEEIQRSCEFVKKVKELDDKTIIVKFLNAMKSYRSKSLSYIDLKTKVASILRNHDALLQEFHQLLLLDSPITEKDCNSAKSDVERTVELMKKVEGLGKGLHGAFLNQLVFGGDIVDLVEQLDVILCDHASLKEEFILFLVDSRLLKKPKRGFEAGAEEYKTRLETEEELSSSDEFLNGKYVSKSQYDLDQVKKKRLMQE; encoded by the coding sequence ATGAAAAGTTGCAAGAGACCTCGGATGAAGAatcaagagagagatttttatGAAACTCCGTCGGATTGTTCGGAAGAAGAGATTCAACGGAGTTGCGAGTTCGTGAAAAAAGTTAAAGAGTTGGATGATAAGACAATCAtcgttaaatttttaaatgcaATGAAGTCTTATCGATCTAAGTCTTTAAGTTACATCGATCTCAAAACCAAAGTCGCTTCTATTCTTCGTAACCACGACGCTCTGCTCCAAGAATTCCATCAGCTTCTTCTATTAGATTCACCTATCACAGAGAAGGATTGTAACTCGGCAAAATCAGACGTAGAACGCACGGTTgagttgatgaagaaagtgGAAGGTTTGGGAAAGGGTTTACACGGTGCGTTCCTAAATCAGCTGGTGTTTGGCGGTGATATTGTGGATTTGGTTGAACAACTCGACGTGATTCTCTGCGATCACGCATCTCTTAAAGAGGAGTTCATATTGTTTCTAGTTGATTCCCGTTTACTCAAAAAACCGAAACGTGGTTTTGAGGCGGGGGCAGAAGAGTATAAGACTAGACTTGAAACTGAAGAGGAATTATCATCCTCTGATGAGTTTTTAAATGGGAAATACGTTTCAAAGAGTCAGTATGATCTGGatcaagtgaagaagaagagactgaTGCAAGAgtaa
- a CDS encoding hypothetical protein (DUF506) (Protein of unknown function (DUF506); FUNCTIONS IN: molecular_function unknown; INVOLVED IN: biological_process unknown; LOCATED IN: chloroplast; CONTAINS InterPro DOMAIN/s: Protein of unknown function DUF506, plant (InterPro:IPR006502); BEST Arabidopsis thaliana protein match is: Protein of unknown function (DUF506) (TAIR:AT4G14620.1); Has 397 Blast hits to 394 proteins in 24 species: Archae - 0; Bacteria - 0; Metazoa - 0; Fungi - 0; Plants - 395; Viruses - 0; Other Eukaryotes - 2 (source: NCBI BLink).), producing MPFTMKIQPIDIDSSPTVARAESGNKPVLKSRLKRLFDRPFTNVLRNSTTTTTEKPFVVTGGEVQCGGVVTEFEPSSVCLAKMVQNFIEENNEKQAKCGRNRCNCFNGNNDGSSDDESDLFGGSIDGCDASDHLKSLIPCTTVGERNLLADAAKIVDKNKSVKRKDDMKKIVNEGLLSLNYNSSICKSKWDKSPSFPAGEYEYIDVIIGEERLIIDVDFRSEFDIARQTSGYKVLLQSLPFIFVGKSDRLSQIVFLISEAAKQSLKKKGMPFPPWRKAEYMRSKWLSSYTRASVVVVDETVTVTDVTAADAAVEKEVDSVEIELVFEEKCLSPRVIVNSSSSPTDGDDDVAVEREVKAVTGLASLFKEKP from the exons ATGCCATTTACGATGAAGATCCAACCGATTGATATCGATTCTTCACCAACCGTAGCTAGAGCTGAATCAGGAAACAAACCGGTGCTCAAATCTCGTCTCAAACGTTTGTTTGATCGGCCGTTTACAAACGTATTGAGAAACTCAACAACTACAACCACCGAGAAACCATTCGTTGTCACCGGTGGTGAAGTTCAATGCGGCGGAGTAGTGACGGAGTTCGAGCCGAGTTCTGTTTGCTTAGCGAAGATGGTACAGAACttcattgaagaaaacaacGAGAAACAAGCTAAATGTGGACGTAATCGTTGTAATTGCTTTAACGGCAACAACGATGGTTCTTCCGATGATGAATCAGATCTATTCGGTGGTTCAATCGACGGTTGCGACGCTTCTGATCATCTCAAG AGTTTGATTCCGTGCACAACCGTCGGAGAGAGGAATCTGTTAGCCGACGCGGCGAAGATTGTAGATAAGAACAAATCGGTGAAACGAAAAGACGATATGAAGAAGATCGTCAATGAAGGACTCTTATCACTTAATTACAATTCTTCAATCTGCAAATCAAAATGGGATAAATCTCCTTCGTTCCCAGCTG GTGAATACGAGTACATAGATGTGATAATCGGAGAAGAAAGGTTAATAATCGATGTAGATTTCCGATCAGAGTTCGATATAGCGAGACAAACGAGTGGTTACAAGGTGTTGCTTCAATCTCTACCGTTCATTTTCGTCGGAAAATCTGATCGGTTAAGTCAGATCGTGTTTTTGATATCGGAGGCGGCGAAAcagagtttgaagaagaaaggaatgCCTTTTCCTCCGTGGAGGAAAGCTGAGTACATGCGATCTAAATGGCTCTCTTCTTATACGCGAGCTTCCGTTGTTGTTGTCGATGAGACGGTGACGGTGACGGATGTTACGGCGGCGGATGCGGCGGTGGAGAAGGAGGTGGATAGTGTAGAGATTGAGCTGGTTTTTGAGGAGAAATGTTTATCTCCGAGAGTGATTGTTAATTCTTCCTCCTCTCCAACCGACGGCGATGATGACGTGGCGGTGGAGAGAGAAGTGAAGGCTGTCACCGGATTAGCTTCACTCTTTAAGGAAAAGccctaa
- a CDS encoding hypothetical protein (DUF506) (Protein of unknown function (DUF506); FUNCTIONS IN: molecular_function unknown; INVOLVED IN: biological_process unknown; LOCATED IN: endomembrane system; CONTAINS InterPro DOMAIN/s: Protein of unknown function DUF506, plant (InterPro:IPR006502); BEST Arabidopsis thaliana protein match is: Protein of unknown function (DUF506) (TAIR:AT4G14620.1); Has 35333 Blast hits to 34131 proteins in 2444 species: Archae - 798; Bacteria - 22429; Metazoa - 974; Fungi - 991; Plants - 531; Viruses - 0; Other Eukaryotes - 9610 (source: NCBI BLink).): MVLPMMNQIYSVVQSTVATLLIISSLIPCTTVGERNLLADAAKIVDKNKSVKRKDDMKKIVNEGLLSLNYNSSICKSKWDKSPSFPAGEYEYIDVIIGEERLIIDVDFRSEFDIARQTSGYKVLLQSLPFIFVGKSDRLSQIVFLISEAAKQSLKKKGMPFPPWRKAEYMRSKWLSSYTRASVVVVDETVTVTDVTAADAAVEKEVDSVEIELVFEEKCLSPRVIVNSSSSPTDGDDDVAVEREVKAVTGLASLFKEKP, encoded by the exons ATGGTTCTTCCGATGATGAATCAGATCTATTCGGTGGTTCAATCGACGGTTGCGACGCTTCTGATCATCTCAAG TTTGATTCCGTGCACAACCGTCGGAGAGAGGAATCTGTTAGCCGACGCGGCGAAGATTGTAGATAAGAACAAATCGGTGAAACGAAAAGACGATATGAAGAAGATCGTCAATGAAGGACTCTTATCACTTAATTACAATTCTTCAATCTGCAAATCAAAATGGGATAAATCTCCTTCGTTCCCAGCTG GTGAATACGAGTACATAGATGTGATAATCGGAGAAGAAAGGTTAATAATCGATGTAGATTTCCGATCAGAGTTCGATATAGCGAGACAAACGAGTGGTTACAAGGTGTTGCTTCAATCTCTACCGTTCATTTTCGTCGGAAAATCTGATCGGTTAAGTCAGATCGTGTTTTTGATATCGGAGGCGGCGAAAcagagtttgaagaagaaaggaatgCCTTTTCCTCCGTGGAGGAAAGCTGAGTACATGCGATCTAAATGGCTCTCTTCTTATACGCGAGCTTCCGTTGTTGTTGTCGATGAGACGGTGACGGTGACGGATGTTACGGCGGCGGATGCGGCGGTGGAGAAGGAGGTGGATAGTGTAGAGATTGAGCTGGTTTTTGAGGAGAAATGTTTATCTCCGAGAGTGATTGTTAATTCTTCCTCCTCTCCAACCGACGGCGATGATGACGTGGCGGTGGAGAGAGAAGTGAAGGCTGTCACCGGATTAGCTTCACTCTTTAAGGAAAAGccctaa
- a CDS encoding Ribosomal protein S5/Elongation factor G/III/V family protein (Ribosomal protein S5/Elongation factor G/III/V family protein; FUNCTIONS IN: translation factor activity, nucleic acid binding, GTP binding, GTPase activity; INVOLVED IN: biological_process unknown; LOCATED IN: cellular_component unknown; EXPRESSED IN: 22 plant structures; EXPRESSED DURING: 14 growth stages; CONTAINS InterPro DOMAIN/s: Protein synthesis factor, GTP-binding (InterPro:IPR000795), Small GTP-binding protein (InterPro:IPR005225), Translation elongation factor EFG/EF2, C-terminal (InterPro:IPR000640), Translation elongation factor EFTu/EF1A, domain 2 (InterPro:IPR004161), Ribosomal protein S5 domain 2-type fold (InterPro:IPR020568), Elongation factor G/III/V (InterPro:IPR009022), Translation elongation/initiation factor/Ribosomal, beta-barrel (InterPro:IPR009000); BEST Arabidopsis thaliana protein match is: Ribosomal protein S5/Elongation factor G/III/V family protein (TAIR:AT1G56070.1); Has 75542 Blast hits to 60298 proteins in 6538 species: Archae - 1481; Bacteria - 47710; Metazoa - 4520; Fungi - 3401; Plants - 1472; Viruses - 1; Other Eukaryotes - 16957 (source: NCBI BLink).) translates to MDESEGRKVRNICILAHVDHGKTTLADHLIASSGGGVLHPRLAGKLRFMDYLDEEQRRAITMKSSSISLKYKDYSLNLIDSPGHMDFCSEVSTAARLSDGALVLVDAVEGVHIQTHAVLRQAWIEKLTPCLVLNKIDRLIFELRLSPMEAYTRLIRIVHEVNGIVSAYKSEKYLSDVDSILASPSGELSAESLELLEDDEEVTFQPQKGNVVFVCALDGWGFGIAEFANFYASKLGASATALQKSLWGPRYYIPKTKMIVGKKNLSAGSKAKPMFVQFVLEPLWQVYEAALDPGGDKAVLEKVIKSFNLSIPPRELQNKDPKNVLQSVMSRWLPLSDAVLSMAVKHLPDPIAAQAYRIPRLVPERKIIGGDDVDSSVLAEAELVRKSIEACDSSSDSPCVVFVSKMFAIPMKMIPQDGNHRERMNGLNDDDSKSESDECFLAFARIFSGVLRAGQRVFVITALYDPLKGESSHKYIQEAELHSLYLMMGQGLTPVTEVKAGNVVAIRGLGPYISKSATLSSTRNCWPLASMEFQVSPTLRVAIEPSDPADMSALMKGLRLLNRADPFVEITVSARGEHVLAAAGEVHLERCVKDLKERFAKVNLEVSPPLVSYRETIEGDGSNLLESLRSLSLNSSDYIEKRTPNGRCIIRVHVMKLPHALTKLLDENTELLGDIIGGKGSHSVKILESQKPSLGENVDPIEELKKQLVEAGVSSSSETEKDREKCKTEWSKLLKRIWALGPREKGPNILFAPDGKRIAEDGSMLVRGSPHVSQRLGFTEDSTETPAEVSETALYSEALTLESSIVSGFQLATASGPLCDEPMWGLAFTIESHLAPAEDVETDKPENFGIFTGQVMTAVKDACRAAVLQTNPRIVEAMYFCELNTAPEYLGPMYAVLSRRRARILKEEMQEGSSLFTVHAYVPVSESFGFADELRKGTSGGASALMVLSHWEMLEEDPFFVPKTEEEIEEFGDGASVLPNTARKLINAVRRRKGLHVEEKVVQYATKQRTLARKV, encoded by the coding sequence ATGGATGAATCTGAAGGTAGGAAAGTTAGGAACATATGTATACTAGCACATGTAGACCACGGTAAGACGACTCTCGCCGATCACCTAATTGCTTCTTCCGGTGGCGGTGTTCTTCACCCGAGACTTGCCGGGAAGCTTAGGTTCATGGACTATCTAGATGAAGAACAGAGACGTGCAATCACGATGAAGAGCTCTTCGATTTCTCTTAAATATAAAGACTATTCTTTGAACCTGATTGATTCTCCTGGTCATATGGATTTCTGTAGTGAAGTCTCAACAGCTGCTCGGTTAAGTGACGGTGCGTTGGTTTTGGTTGATGCTGTTGAGGGAGTTCATATTCAAACGCATGCTGTGTTGCGTCAAGCTTGGATAGAGAAGTTGACTCCTTGTTTGGTGCTTAATAAGATTGATAGGTTGATTTTTGAGTTGAGGTTGAGTCCTATGGAGGCGTATACTCGTTTGATTAGGATTGTTCATGAGGTTAACGGGATTGTGAGTGCGTATAAGTCAGAGAAGTATTTGTCGGATGTTGATTCTATACTTGCTAGTCCTTCAGGGGAGTTGTCTGCTGAGAGTCTTGAGTTGTtggaggatgatgaagaagttaCTTTTCAGCCTCAGAAAGGTAATGTAGTATTCGTGTGTGCTTTAGACGGGTGGGGTTTTGGGATTGCGGAgtttgctaatttttatgcCTCCAAGCTTGGAGCTAGTGCGACTGCGTTGCAGAAATCGTTATGGGGTCCTCGTTATTATATTCCTAAGACTAAGATGATAGTAGGGAAGAAGAATTTAAGTGCTGGAAGCAAGGCGAAACCAATGTTTGTGCAGTTTGTGCTTGAGCCTTTGTGGCAGGTTTATGAAGCTGCACTAGATCCTGGTGGGGATAAAGCCGTTCTTGAGAAAGTTATCAAATCTTTCAATTTGTCTATTCCACCACGCGAACTTCAGAACAAGGATCCAAAAAACGTGCTTCAATCGGTGATGAGCCGTTGGCTTCCTCTGTCTGATGCAGTCTTGTCTATGGCTGTGAAACATCTGCCAGACCCCATTGCAGCACAGGCATATAGAATCCCACGCTTGGTTCCAGAAAGGAAAATTattggtggtgatgatgttgATTCAAGTGTCCTGGCAGAAGCAGAGCTTGTTAGAAAATCAATCGAGGCTTGTGATTCTAGCAGTGACAGTCcttgtgttgtgtttgtgtCGAAAATGTTTGCTATTCCAATGAAAATGATTCCTCAAGATGGAAATCACAGAGAGAGGATGAACGGTTTAAATGATGATGACAGTAAAAGCGAGTCAGATGAGTGCTTCCTTGCATTTGCTAGGATCTTTAGCGGGGTACTTCGGGCTGGGCAAAGAGTCTTTGTAATTACCGCCCTATATGATCCCCTCAAGGGGGAATCGTCTCACAAGTACATTCAGGAAGCAGAACTGCATTCCCTATATCTTATGATGGGGCAAGGTTTAACACCAGTAACAGAGGTGAAAGCCGGAAATGTAGTGGCCATAAGAGGGCTTGGaccatatatatcaaaaagcGCAACACTCTCATCTACTAGAAACTGTTGGCCCTTAGCCAGCATGGAGTTTCAGGTGTCTCCCACTCTTAGAGTTGCGATTGAACCATCGGATCCTGCAGATATGAGTGCTCTGATGAAAGGTCTAAGACTTCTAAACCGAGCAGATCCATTTGTGGAGATTACAGTGTCTGCTAGAGGAGAACATGTACTTGCTGCTGCTGGAGAGGTTCATCTTGAAAGATGCGTTAAGGatttaaaagagagatttgcAAAAGTGAACCTAGAAGTCTCTCCACCTCTCGTGTCCTACAGGGAGACCATTGAAGGTGATGGATCTAATCTTTTGGAAAGTTTGAGATCTCTAAGCTTGAATTCTTCGGATTACATCGAGAAGAGAACTCCAAATGGCAGATGCATTATCAGAGTACATGTCATGAAACTACCACACGCTCTAACCAAGCTGCTTGATGAGAACACTGAATTACTTGGTGACATAATTGGAGGTAAAGGCAGTCATAGCGTTAAGATTCTAGAATCCCAAAAGCCAAGCCTCGGGGAGAATGTGGATCCCATCgaagaattgaagaaacagTTAGTTGAAGCTGGCGTTTCATCAAGTTCTGAAACCGAAAAGGATCGCGAAAAATGTAAAACCGAATGGTCGAAACTGCTCAAGAGAATTTGGGCGCTTGGTCCAAGAGAAAAAGGTCCAAACATACTATTCGCTCCAGATGGTAAAAGAATCGCCGAGGATGGATCAATGCTTGTAAGAGGCTCTCCTCATGTCTCTCAGAGACTTGGCTTCACAGAAGATTCTACTGAGACACCTGCAGAAGTATCTGAAACAGCATTGTACAGTGAAGCACTGACCCTCGAGAGCAGCATCGTCTCGGGTTTTCAGCTAGCGACAGCATCAGGACCTCTTTGTGATGAACCAATGTGGGGATTAGCTTTCACCATTGAATCTCATCTCGCTCCCGCAGAAGATGTTGAAACAGATAAACCCGAAAACTTTGGCATTTTCACAGGACAAGTCATGACAGCTGTCAAAGACGCATGTAGAGCCGCCGTGCTCCAGACAAATCCACGTATCGTCGAAGCAATGTACTTCTGCGAACTGAACACTGCACCTGAGTATCTTGGTCCAATGTACGCTGTTCTAAGCAGAAGACGAGCTAGAATACTCAAGGAAGAAATGCAAGAAGGGTCGTCTTTATTCACAGTCCACGCGTATGTTCCAGTTTCAGAAAGCTTCGGGTTTGCAGACGAGCTGAGAAAAGGAACGTCTGGTGGCGCGAGTGCTCTGATGGTTCTGAGCCATTGGGAAATGCTCGAGGAAGACCCCTTCTTTGTTCCCAAAACCGAAGAAGAGATCGAGGAGTTTGGTGACGGAGCAAGCGTGCTTCCAAACACCGCGAGGAAACTCATCAACGCCGTACGACGTAGGAAAGGATTACACGTTGAGGAGAAAGTGGTTCAATACGCCACTAAACAAAGAACCTTGGCTCGTAAAGTTTGA
- the LFR gene encoding ARM repeat superfamily protein (LEAF AND FLOWER RELATED (LFR); FUNCTIONS IN: binding; INVOLVED IN: flower development, leaf development; LOCATED IN: nucleus; EXPRESSED IN: 24 plant structures; EXPRESSED DURING: 13 growth stages; CONTAINS InterPro DOMAIN/s: Armadillo-like helical (InterPro:IPR011989), Armadillo (InterPro:IPR000225), Armadillo-type fold (InterPro:IPR016024); Has 69 Blast hits to 69 proteins in 33 species: Archae - 0; Bacteria - 0; Metazoa - 37; Fungi - 2; Plants - 25; Viruses - 0; Other Eukaryotes - 5 (source: NCBI BLink).): MQKRELGKSGGNSGGSSGPPAKRGRPFGSTSANSAAAAAAAAAADAMSPSALLGPSLLVHNSFVEQNNRRIVLALQSGLKSEVTWALNTLTLLSFKEKEDIRRDVMPLAKIAGLLDALLLIIDDWRDIALPKDLTRGTRVRTLGTNASVTGFGNEYDALASIQPPGSGIGSSAAEALGKKSTGKHQSSQWWMEEDGLFNLDDEGRSEKQMCAIAASNVIRNFSFMPDNEVVMAQHRHCLETVFQCIHDHMTEDEELVTNSLETIVNLAHLMDLRIFSSLKQSYININEKKAVQAVVGILNSSVKAWNCAAAELLGRLIINPDNEPFISPLIPQIHKRLIDLLSIQAVDAQAAAVGALYNLVEVNMDCRLKLASERWAVDRLLKVIKTPHPVPEVCRKAAMILENLVSEPQNRGLLLAYENAFAELLFQEGKYSDSFARILYELTARSNSRVASARGIWGM, from the exons ATGCAGAAACGGGAGCTTGGGAAATCCGGCGGTAATTCCGGTGGATCTTCGGGTCCACCAGCGAAGAGAGGCCGTCCCTTCGGTAGTACAAGTGCTAACtcagctgctgctgctgcagcGGCGGCAGCAGCGGACGCGATGTCACCGTCAGCTTTACTTGGTCCTTCTCTTCTAGTTCACAATTCCTTCGTCG AGCAGAACAATAGAAGAATAGTTCTTGCGTTGCAGAGTGGTTTGAAGAGTGAGGTGACATGGGCATTGAACACACTTACGTTGCTTTCCttcaaggaaaaagaagatattcgAAGAGATGTCATGCCTCTTGCTAAGATAGCTGGCTTGCTTGATGCCCTTCTCTTAATT ATAGATGATTGGCGTGACATAGCTCTCCCAAAGGACCTGACAAGAGGAACTAGAGTTAGAACTTTAGGTACAAATGCTTCAGTTACGGGATTTGGCAATGAGTATGATGCTCTAGCCTCTATTCAACCCCCTGG ATCCGGGATTGGTTCTTCTGCTGCTGAGGCATTAGGAAAAAAGAGCACTGGTAAACATCAGTCATCTCAGTGGTGGATGGAAGAGGATGGTTTGTTTAATCTAGACGATGAAGGGAGATCAGAGAAACAAATGTGTGCTATTGCTGCATCGAACGTTATCCGCAACTTCTCCTTCATGCCTGATAATGAAGTTGTAATGGCTCAGCATCGCCATTGCTTAGAAACTGTTTTCCAGTGCATACACGATCATATGACCG AGGATGAAGAGCTGGTCACAAACTCGCTAGAGACAATTGTAAACCTAGCGCATTTGATGGATCTTCGAATTTTCAGCTCGCTTAAGCAGTCATACATCAACATAAA TGAAAAGAAAGCTGTTCAAGCTGTGGTCGGAATCCTCAATTCTTCTGTCAAAGCTTGGAATTGTGCTGCTGCTGAGTTGCTAGGGCGTTTGATAATCAATCCGGACAATGAACCTTTCATTAGTCCTTTAATTCCGCAG ATACACAAGCGACTAATCGATCTTTTGAGCATACAAGCCGTTGATGCACAAGCTGCAGCTGTTGGAGCACTCTACAATCTCGTGGAAGTTAACATGGATTGCAGATTAAAGCTAGCAAGTGAGAGAtg GGCGGTTGATAGGTTGCTGAAAGTGATAAAGACTCCGCATCCGGTTCCAGAAGTATGTAGGAAAGCTGCAATGATCCTTGAGAACCTTGTCTCGGAGCCTCAAAACAGAGGATTGCTACTCGCGTATGAGAATGCTTTCGCTGAGCTGCTTTTTCAAGAGGGTAAGTATTCTGATTCATTTGCTAGGATTTTGTATGAACTCACTGCTAGATCTAATAGCAGAGTTGCTTCAGCTAGAGGAATCTGGGGCATGTAA